The following are from one region of the Salvelinus fontinalis isolate EN_2023a chromosome 5, ASM2944872v1, whole genome shotgun sequence genome:
- the LOC129855018 gene encoding tyrosine-protein phosphatase non-receptor type 5-like: MNRRLSSSTRSQTEDSIFLKPDEDPMWLDDLPTTDNNFSQPGDGSLSPDANPGRGNSPPKDPEKLWRDTFYIVVMGMHWCAVLCTISQITGYWLFFLVDGNELFPAFYKALQLLDFYLGVLLSFNPVFGVDSVCVLVEMEKTKNYWLLHATEGIGMAVIIFMVYRIVCKLGYGEAWWSTTVVTNHGDRRQSVSRQPSFTLSEWTDAQEDLMDLEAEPQTPVFDLGLDTRTEGDIITLSVTPVGLQERRGSNVSLTLDMCSPGCTEPYGYGAQLSPRDQTAKEYLKEGTNTLSPAQLHTRAMDDQALQAEFYETPMNFVDPKEYNYPGLVRKNRYKTILPNTHSRVILQTADEDEFLRTYINANYLQGYGGEERAYIATQGPTVNTVGDFWRMVWQERCPIIVMITNLEEKNEKCAEYWPEDSVSHEGILITVVTVTQEDDYSLRVFTLKCDGEERSLRQYWYTSWPDQKTPDKAPPLLELVQEVEQAREEALPTSGPVIVHCSAGIGRTGCFIATSILCKQLRSEGVVDILRTTCQLRLDRGGMIQTGEQYQFVHHVLSLYEKQLSHTAEE; the protein is encoded by the exons ATGAACAGACGTCTGAGCAGCTCGACCCGTTCCCAGACGGAGGACTCCATCTTCCTAAAGCCAGATGAAGACCCCATGTGGCTGGACGACCTCCCAACGACAGACAACAACTTCTCTCAACCAGGGGATGGCTCCCTAAGCCCTGATGCAAACCCAGGACGTGGGAACAGCCCCCCAAAGGACCCAGAGAAACTGTGGAGGGACACGTTTTACATAGTTGTCATGGGGATGCACTGGTGTGCCGTGCTCTGCACCATTTCCCAAATCACG gGTTATTGGCTCTTCTTTCTGGTGGATGGTAACGAGTTGTTCCCAGCCTTCTACAAAGCCTTGCAGCTCTTAGACTTCTATCTGGGCGTCCTCCTATCATTCAACCCTGTGTTTGGAGTGGAC tCTGTGTGCGTGTTGGTGGAGATGGAGAAGACCAAGAACTACTGGCTCCTCCACGCCACCGAAGGCATCGGCATGGCTGTCATTATCTTCATG GTCTACCGCATTGTGTGTAAGTTGGggtacggtgaagcgtggtggtccACGACGGTGGTGACTAACCATGGGGACAGACGTCAGTCAGTGAGTCGCCAGccttccttcaccctgtcagagTGGACAGACGCCCAGGAGGACCTGATGGACCTAGAAGCTGAACCCCAGACACCTGTCTTTgacctgggtctggacaccaggACGGAGGGGGACATCATCACCCTCTCTGTTACACCTGTGGGCCTGCAAGAGAG gagggGCTCCAACGTGTCCCTGACCCTGGACATGTGTTCTCCTGGCTGTACGGAGCCCTATGGCTACGGTGCCCAGCTCTCCCCCAGAGACCAGACTGCCAAGGAGTACCTGAAAGAGGGAACAAACACACTCAGCCCTGCCCAGCTCCACACACGTGCTATGGACGACCAAGCCCTACAGGCAGAGTTCTAT GAAACTCCCATGAACTTTGTGGACCCAAAGGAGTACAACTACCCAGGCCTGGTGAGGAAGAACCGCTATAAGACCATCCTGCCAA acacacacagtagAGTGATCCTCCAGACAGCAGATGAAGATGAATTCCTCAGGACCTACATCAATGCTAACTACCTACAG GGTTACGGGGGTGAGGAGCGGGCGTACATCGCTACCCAAGGTCCTACAGTCAACACGGTGGGAGATTTCTGGAGGATGGTGTGGCAGGAACGCTGTCCTATCATCGTCATGATCACTAACCTAGAGGAGAAGaatgag AAATGTGCAGAGTACTGGCCTGAGGACTCTGTGTCCCATGAGGGCATCCTGATCACGGTTGTCACGGTAACCCAGGAGGACGACTACAGCCTGAGGGTCTTCACTCTGAAG TGTGATGGAGAGGAGCGCAGCCTCAGGCAGTACTGGTACACCTCCTGGCCTGACCAGAAGACACCGGACAAAGCCCCGCCCCTCCTGGAGCTGGTACAGGAAGTGGAGCAGGCAAGAGAGGAAGCTCTGCCCACCAGCGGCCCTGTCATCGTCCACTGCAG TGCTGGGATAGGTCGGACAGGCTGTTTCATCGCCACCTCCATCCTGTGTAAACAGCTGAGGAGTGAGGGTGTGGTCGACATACTGAGAACTACCTGCCAGCTCCGCCTCGACAG aGGCGGGATGATCCAGACGGGTGAGCAGTACCAGTTTGTGCACCACGTCCTCAGCCTGTACGAGAAGCAGCTGTCCCACACTGCAGAGGAGTAG